In Chlamydia serpentis, the following are encoded in one genomic region:
- a CDS encoding enoyl-[acyl-carrier-protein] reductase, whose protein sequence is MLKIDLTGKVAFIAGIGDDQGYGWGIAKLLAEAGATILVGTWVPIYKIFSQSWDLGKFNESRKLCNGSLLEIAKVYPMDASFDSPEDVPEEIAQNKRYKGIEGFTIVEVVEKVKQDFGHIDILVHSLANSPEISKSLLETSRKGYLTALSTSSYSFVSLLSHFGPIMNRGGSTISLTYLASMRAVPGYGGGMSSAKAALESDTKTLAWEVGRRWGIRVNTISAGPLASRAGKAIGFIEQMVDYYQEWAPIPEPMTAEQVGAVAAFLASPLASAITGETLYVDHGANIMGIGPEMFPKNS, encoded by the coding sequence ATGCTAAAAATTGATTTAACAGGAAAGGTAGCATTTATTGCAGGTATTGGTGATGATCAAGGATATGGCTGGGGTATTGCTAAGCTTCTCGCAGAAGCAGGCGCTACGATTCTTGTAGGAACATGGGTGCCTATTTACAAAATTTTTTCTCAATCTTGGGATTTAGGAAAATTCAATGAATCAAGAAAATTATGTAATGGCAGTCTATTAGAAATTGCTAAAGTCTATCCGATGGACGCAAGTTTTGATAGCCCAGAGGATGTTCCTGAGGAGATTGCTCAGAACAAGCGTTACAAGGGTATTGAGGGATTCACGATAGTAGAGGTTGTTGAAAAAGTAAAACAAGATTTTGGCCATATTGATATTCTTGTGCACTCTCTAGCAAATAGTCCTGAGATTTCTAAATCTCTATTGGAAACGTCAAGAAAGGGCTATTTAACAGCTTTAAGCACCTCTAGTTACTCTTTTGTTAGCCTTCTCTCTCACTTTGGTCCAATTATGAATCGTGGTGGATCCACAATATCACTCACCTACTTAGCCTCTATGCGAGCTGTTCCCGGATACGGAGGAGGAATGAGTTCAGCAAAAGCTGCTTTAGAAAGTGATACCAAAACACTTGCCTGGGAAGTAGGCCGTCGGTGGGGAATCCGTGTCAATACGATCTCTGCAGGACCACTAGCCAGCCGTGCAGGAAAAGCAATTGGCTTTATTGAACAGATGGTAGATTACTATCAAGAATGGGCACCTATTCCTGAGCCTATGACCGCAGAGCAAGTTGGTGCTGTTGCTGCTTTTTTAGCATCTCCTCTAGCTTCAGCAATTACTGGGGAAACCTTATATGTAGACCATGGAGCCAACATCATGGGAATTGGTCCAGAAATGTTTCCTAAAAACTCATAA
- a CDS encoding HAD-IIB family hydrolase, with the protein MEKLLVTDIDGTITHQSHHLDSEVYAKLYSLYESGWKLFFLTGRYYKYAARLFSSFEAPYLLGCQNGASVWSSVSSNLLYSKSLPSELLCILQDCMEGATAILSVEAGAAYGDHYYRFSPTPVAQDLHEYVDPRYFPNSKERETLFETCSLKDEYPFSSFAAGKVFGLRDEVIRIQKELEKQEELTLSMTMTLMRWPFDFRYAILFLTDKSVSKGKALDRIIEILYNGKKPFVMASGDDANDIDLIQRGDFKIVMSSAPEEMHIHADFLAPPAETKGILSAWEAGVRYYEGLMSF; encoded by the coding sequence ATGGAAAAATTACTAGTAACTGATATTGACGGTACGATTACCCACCAATCCCATCATTTAGATTCAGAGGTGTACGCTAAGCTTTATTCTCTTTATGAATCTGGATGGAAATTATTTTTCCTTACAGGAAGATATTACAAATATGCTGCACGTTTGTTTTCTAGTTTTGAAGCTCCCTATTTATTGGGATGCCAAAATGGTGCATCCGTATGGTCTTCTGTATCATCAAACCTTCTTTACTCTAAAAGCTTACCTTCTGAGCTTCTCTGTATTCTACAAGATTGTATGGAAGGAGCTACAGCTATCCTCTCCGTAGAAGCAGGGGCTGCTTATGGGGATCATTATTATCGCTTTTCACCGACCCCTGTCGCCCAAGATTTACATGAGTATGTAGACCCTAGATATTTCCCTAATTCCAAAGAGAGAGAGACTCTGTTCGAAACATGTTCTTTAAAAGATGAATATCCTTTTTCTAGCTTTGCTGCAGGAAAAGTTTTTGGACTTCGAGACGAAGTTATCAGAATTCAAAAAGAGCTCGAAAAGCAAGAAGAGCTGACTCTTTCTATGACTATGACTTTAATGCGCTGGCCTTTTGACTTTCGCTATGCAATTTTATTTTTAACAGATAAGAGCGTTTCCAAAGGTAAAGCTTTAGACCGTATTATTGAGATACTTTATAACGGAAAGAAACCTTTTGTCATGGCTTCTGGAGATGATGCTAATGATATCGACCTTATTCAGCGTGGAGATTTTAAGATTGTCATGAGTTCAGCACCCGAAGAGATGCATATCCATGCGGACTTCCTTGCTCCTCCAGCCGAAACAAAGGGTATTCTTTCTGCTTGGGAAGCTGGCGTCCGCTATTATGAAGGGCTTATGAGTTTTTAG
- a CDS encoding FliO/MopB family protein, which yields MFFNFFSLVFKLSDELALVENIQESISVHEMFPGNMKLEMYKMLGSLVLLLTIFGVGVWAFKKFVKSRGHGFGGSSQIKILERRSLTPKTSIYLIRVVNKTFVIAETAEKITLLAEFPPDTDINHLLQENHKHVSSCPTSDFLSKAIQKIQKKQQTKQD from the coding sequence ATGTTTTTCAATTTTTTTTCTCTAGTTTTCAAGCTTTCTGATGAGCTTGCTCTTGTAGAGAATATTCAGGAATCCATTTCTGTACATGAAATGTTTCCAGGAAACATGAAGCTAGAAATGTATAAAATGCTTGGGTCTTTGGTTCTACTTTTGACTATTTTTGGAGTCGGTGTCTGGGCATTTAAAAAATTTGTAAAATCCCGAGGTCATGGGTTTGGAGGTTCTTCTCAAATTAAAATTTTAGAACGACGCTCTCTAACACCAAAGACTTCTATTTACCTTATTCGTGTTGTAAATAAAACATTTGTGATAGCAGAAACTGCAGAGAAAATTACGTTGCTTGCGGAATTTCCTCCCGATACTGATATCAATCATCTCCTTCAAGAAAACCATAAACATGTTTCTTCCTGTCCAACTTCTGACTTTCTTAGTAAAGCGATACAGAAGATCCAAAAAAAACAACAGACGAAGCAAGACTAA
- a CDS encoding YbjN domain-containing protein, producing MTTWTLNQNNLTKFLKNSDQEPLLERESGLIYINIQANDNDLPLFFVIRNEGEILQLICYLPYQLYDAHKGPTARLLHLLNRDIDIPGFGMDEEQGLIFYRLVLPCLNGEIHDTLLRIYIDTIKLVCDSFSHAIGLISSGNMNLDELRRQALQEQKEKHYE from the coding sequence ATGACAACGTGGACATTAAATCAAAATAATCTAACAAAATTTCTAAAAAATTCGGATCAAGAACCTTTATTAGAACGAGAAAGTGGTCTTATTTACATTAACATTCAAGCTAATGACAACGACCTCCCGTTATTTTTTGTAATCCGTAATGAAGGAGAAATACTACAACTCATTTGCTATCTTCCTTATCAGCTTTATGACGCTCATAAAGGACCAACAGCTCGTTTACTTCATCTTCTAAACAGAGATATTGATATTCCTGGCTTTGGAATGGATGAGGAACAGGGGTTAATATTTTATCGATTGGTGTTGCCCTGTCTAAACGGAGAAATTCATGATACGTTATTGCGTATATACATCGATACAATAAAGCTAGTCTGTGATAGCTTTTCGCATGCTATTGGTCTAATTTCCTCTGGAAACATGAATTTAGACGAATTAAGACGTCAAGCACTACAAGAACAAAAAGAAAAACATTATGAGTAA
- a CDS encoding putative quorum-sensing-regulated virulence factor: protein MDVLIFYDTETTGTQIEKDRVIEIAAYNSVTQESFLTYVNPEIPIPEEASKIHGITTDMVISAPTFPEAYEGFRKFCGNSSILVAHNNDAFDFPLLAKECLRHSLEPLTNRTIDSLKWARKYRPDLPKHNLQYLRQVYGFCENQAHRALDDVIILQKVFSALTGDLQPNQILNLLKENYHPKIFKMPFGKYKGQPLVDIPRSYFEWLENQGALDKPENKNIKAAIDLLHQPT from the coding sequence ATGGATGTTCTTATTTTCTATGATACAGAGACTACAGGAACACAGATAGAGAAAGATCGCGTAATCGAAATTGCTGCTTATAACAGTGTAACTCAAGAATCTTTTCTTACTTATGTAAATCCAGAAATTCCGATTCCTGAAGAAGCATCAAAAATTCATGGTATCACTACAGATATGGTGATTTCTGCTCCGACATTTCCTGAGGCCTATGAGGGATTTAGGAAGTTTTGTGGGAACAGTAGCATTCTAGTTGCGCATAATAACGATGCCTTTGATTTCCCTTTATTGGCTAAGGAATGTCTTAGACATTCCTTAGAACCTTTGACAAATCGCACTATAGATTCATTAAAATGGGCTCGGAAATACCGCCCTGATCTACCAAAACATAATTTACAATATCTAAGGCAGGTCTATGGTTTTTGCGAAAATCAAGCACATAGAGCTTTGGATGATGTTATTATATTACAGAAGGTATTCTCTGCTTTAACTGGTGATTTACAACCTAATCAAATCTTGAACCTATTAAAAGAAAACTATCATCCTAAAATATTTAAAATGCCTTTTGGTAAATATAAGGGACAACCTCTTGTAGATATCCCTAGGTCTTACTTCGAGTGGTTAGAAAATCAGGGTGCTTTAGATAAACCTGAAAATAAAAACATCAAAGCTGCGATCGATTTATTACATCAACCAACATGA
- a CDS encoding 1,4-dihydroxy-6-naphthoate synthase: MILTAAFSPCPNDIFLFRSFLENPQLQPLLNQVTIADIQTLNTLALQRRVSLIKISAALFPLISNYYDLMDVGNTLGYNCGPIVLSLDPERPLDTLATPGETTTAHALCKLYYPKATLVPMSYDKILDAILSGRVSGGTLIHEERFSYNSELILRADFGELWHRKTIFPLPLGCLAIAKCIPLATVKALTQALRESLMYSLRDTERAAKKALEYSKNKNIMVIHRFIGTYVNKETFYLSKTGKKALQILWKAHECCQYA, from the coding sequence ATGATACTTACGGCTGCCTTTTCTCCTTGTCCGAACGATATTTTTCTCTTCCGTTCTTTTCTAGAAAACCCTCAGTTACAGCCTCTACTTAATCAGGTGACTATTGCTGATATCCAAACTTTAAATACCTTAGCTCTCCAACGACGGGTCTCTCTTATAAAAATATCAGCAGCATTGTTTCCTTTAATTTCTAACTATTATGATCTTATGGATGTAGGAAACACTCTAGGATATAACTGCGGTCCTATAGTCCTCTCTTTAGATCCTGAAAGGCCTCTTGATACTTTGGCAACTCCTGGAGAAACAACAACTGCACATGCTCTATGTAAGCTTTATTATCCAAAGGCAACACTAGTTCCTATGTCCTACGATAAAATTCTAGATGCTATACTCTCAGGAAGGGTATCTGGAGGAACTCTAATTCATGAAGAACGTTTCAGCTATAACTCTGAATTAATATTACGAGCAGATTTTGGAGAACTTTGGCATCGTAAGACTATTTTTCCATTGCCTTTAGGATGTTTAGCAATTGCTAAATGTATTCCTCTTGCTACAGTTAAGGCTCTGACTCAAGCACTAAGAGAGTCTTTAATGTATTCTCTAAGGGATACTGAACGCGCTGCAAAAAAAGCTTTAGAATACTCTAAAAATAAGAATATTATGGTGATTCATAGATTCATAGGAACTTACGTTAACAAAGAAACTTTCTATTTATCTAAAACCGGGAAAAAAGCTCTACAAATCCTTTGGAAAGCTCATGAATGTTGTCAATACGCTTAA
- a CDS encoding ABC transporter ATP-binding protein, protein MKLLLKAILRHKKHLIILGCSLLAILGLTFSSQMEIFSLGMIARTGPDAFLLFGRREAGKLIKASELSQKDVLDSWQAITKDSETITVSQATAYIAEYGKSTTSLTNKLSNYVRKYIDINRFRGLAVFLICVAIFKAVTLFFQRFLGQVVAIRVSRDLRQDYFKALQQLPMTFFHNHDIGNLSNRVTTDSASIALAVNSLMINYIQAPITFILTLAVCLSISWKFSVLICIAFPLFILPIILIAKKIKKLAKRIQKSQDSFSSVLYDFLAGVMTVKVFRTEKFAFTKYCEHNNKISALEERSAAYGLLPRPLLHTIASLFFAFVIVIGIYKFAIPPEELIVFCGLLYLIYDPVKKFGDENTSIIRGCAAAERFYEVLGHPDLYTQKSEEIEFLGLTKTIRFENVSFGYQKDEQIIKDLTFTLRKGEALGIVGPTGSGKTTLVKLLPRLYEVSQGKILIDDLPIREYSKASLRNHIACVLQNPFLFYDTVWNNLTCGKLIKEEDVLEALKRAYADEFVLKLPQGVHSLLEESGKNLSGGQQQRLAIARALLKNASILILDEATSALDAISENYIKNIIGELKGQCTQIIIAHKLTTLEHVDRVLYIENGHKVAEGTKEELLQTCPAFLKMWELSGTKESENIFVPQHEITNTKDMATIP, encoded by the coding sequence ATGAAACTACTTCTGAAAGCAATCCTGAGGCATAAAAAACATCTTATTATTTTAGGATGTTCTCTACTTGCAATTCTAGGACTTACATTCTCGTCTCAAATGGAGATTTTCTCTCTAGGGATGATAGCAAGAACAGGTCCTGATGCTTTTTTGCTTTTTGGTCGTAGGGAAGCAGGGAAACTTATAAAAGCCTCAGAACTTAGTCAAAAAGATGTTTTAGATAGTTGGCAAGCGATTACCAAAGATTCAGAAACTATCACAGTCTCTCAAGCAACAGCATATATTGCTGAATATGGGAAGAGCACGACCTCTTTAACCAATAAGCTTTCGAATTATGTGCGCAAATATATAGATATTAATCGTTTTCGAGGATTAGCAGTCTTCTTAATCTGTGTAGCCATCTTTAAAGCTGTCACGTTATTTTTTCAGCGTTTTCTAGGGCAGGTCGTTGCTATCCGGGTAAGTCGAGATTTGCGTCAAGACTACTTTAAGGCATTGCAACAGCTTCCAATGACCTTTTTTCATAATCATGATATTGGGAATTTAAGCAATCGGGTAACAACAGATTCGGCAAGCATTGCTTTAGCCGTAAACTCACTGATGATTAACTACATTCAAGCTCCTATTACCTTTATACTAACATTGGCTGTTTGTTTGTCTATTTCTTGGAAGTTTTCGGTTCTTATTTGCATTGCCTTCCCTCTCTTCATTCTTCCTATTATTTTGATTGCTAAAAAGATTAAAAAGTTGGCAAAACGCATTCAAAAAAGTCAAGATTCCTTTTCTTCAGTTCTTTATGATTTTCTTGCTGGAGTGATGACTGTAAAAGTCTTTCGTACGGAAAAATTCGCCTTTACAAAATATTGTGAGCATAACAATAAAATTTCAGCTTTAGAGGAGAGAAGTGCGGCCTATGGTTTGCTACCACGACCTCTCCTTCATACTATAGCCTCTTTATTTTTTGCCTTTGTTATTGTCATTGGAATTTATAAGTTTGCTATTCCTCCTGAAGAGCTCATTGTCTTTTGTGGTTTGCTTTACCTAATCTATGATCCTGTTAAGAAATTCGGAGATGAGAATACTTCAATCATAAGGGGATGTGCTGCTGCAGAGAGATTTTATGAAGTTTTAGGTCATCCTGATCTTTATACCCAAAAGTCTGAGGAGATCGAGTTTTTAGGACTCACTAAGACAATAAGATTTGAGAACGTTTCTTTTGGTTATCAGAAAGATGAACAAATAATTAAAGATCTCACCTTTACCCTACGTAAAGGTGAAGCTCTAGGAATTGTCGGCCCTACAGGTTCTGGGAAAACTACACTTGTTAAATTATTGCCTCGTCTTTATGAAGTCTCTCAGGGAAAAATTCTTATTGATGATCTCCCTATCAGGGAGTATAGCAAAGCATCTTTAAGGAACCACATTGCATGTGTCTTACAGAATCCTTTCTTATTCTACGATACGGTTTGGAATAACCTTACTTGTGGGAAGCTTATTAAGGAAGAAGATGTTTTAGAAGCGCTAAAGCGTGCTTATGCTGACGAGTTTGTCTTAAAGCTTCCACAAGGAGTACACAGCCTACTTGAGGAATCGGGAAAAAACCTATCGGGAGGCCAACAACAGCGCCTCGCAATAGCACGTGCATTATTAAAAAATGCCTCTATTCTAATTTTAGATGAGGCAACCTCAGCGCTAGATGCTATTAGTGAAAATTATATTAAGAATATCATTGGAGAGCTTAAGGGTCAGTGTACACAGATTATTATTGCTCATAAGCTGACGACTCTTGAACATGTCGATAGAGTCCTCTACATAGAAAACGGTCATAAAGTTGCTGAAGGAACCAAAGAAGAACTTCTGCAGACTTGTCCTGCATTTTTAAAAATGTGGGAGTTATCAGGAACTAAAGAGAGCGAAAATATTTTTGTGCCACAACACGAAATTACCAATACTAAAGACATGGCAACAATACCTTAG
- a CDS encoding acetyl-CoA carboxylase carboxyltransferase subunit alpha: MELLPHEKQVVEYEKAIAEFKEKNKKNSLLSSSEIQKLEKRLDKLKEKIYSDLTPWERVQICRHPSRPRTINYIEGMCEEFVELCGDRTFRDDPAVVGGFAKIQGQRFVLIGQEKGCDTASRLHRNFGMLCPEGFRKALRLGKLAEKFGLPVVFLVDTPGAYPGLTAEERGQGWAIARNLFELSRLATPVIVIVIGEGCSGGALGMAVGDSVAMLEHSYYSVISPEGCASILWKDPKKNSEAASMLKMHGENLQQFAIIDTVIKEPIGGAHHDPKLVYSNVREFIIQEWLRLKDLAIEELLEKRYEKFRSIGLYETTSESNPEA; this comes from the coding sequence ATGGAACTTCTTCCACATGAAAAACAAGTAGTTGAATATGAAAAGGCTATAGCTGAGTTTAAAGAAAAAAATAAGAAGAATTCACTCCTATCTTCTTCAGAGATTCAAAAATTGGAAAAGCGACTAGATAAATTAAAAGAAAAGATCTATTCGGATTTGACTCCTTGGGAACGTGTACAAATTTGTCGTCACCCTTCACGTCCTCGGACTATCAACTATATTGAAGGCATGTGTGAGGAGTTTGTGGAACTCTGTGGAGATCGGACATTCCGAGATGATCCAGCAGTTGTTGGTGGTTTTGCAAAGATTCAAGGTCAGCGTTTTGTCCTTATTGGCCAAGAAAAAGGATGTGATACAGCATCTCGCCTGCATAGGAATTTCGGTATGTTATGTCCTGAGGGCTTTAGAAAAGCCCTCCGATTAGGAAAACTGGCTGAAAAATTTGGCTTGCCAGTGGTCTTTCTAGTAGATACTCCAGGAGCCTATCCTGGACTGACGGCCGAAGAAAGGGGACAAGGTTGGGCGATTGCTAGAAATCTTTTTGAACTTTCGAGACTCGCTACCCCAGTAATTGTTATTGTCATTGGCGAGGGTTGTTCAGGTGGTGCTTTAGGAATGGCCGTAGGGGACTCTGTAGCCATGCTGGAACACTCTTATTATTCTGTGATCTCCCCAGAGGGTTGTGCCTCGATTCTTTGGAAAGATCCTAAGAAAAATAGTGAAGCAGCCTCTATGTTGAAAATGCATGGAGAAAATTTACAACAATTTGCCATTATCGATACTGTAATCAAAGAGCCTATTGGGGGAGCACATCACGATCCTAAATTGGTGTATAGTAACGTGCGTGAGTTTATAATTCAGGAATGGTTAAGATTAAAAGATCTAGCTATAGAAGAGCTATTGGAAAAACGCTACGAAAAATTTCGCTCTATAGGTCTTTATGAAACTACTTCTGAAAGCAATCCTGAGGCATAA